In one window of Methanolobus mangrovi DNA:
- a CDS encoding ABC transporter permease, translated as MKGKLSDILKNNMYAELAKRNLKRQSVRTILAAIGIIIGVIAISSMGILGNSLKLSVTDSFADIGDKLIVSPAPGEDYITDKQIDQIQKVGNIESIIPVSSSGEVIEYKNGGGTVQSYVAVYNIERDDLEKLVELEEGRYFKPGSTDCVVGSSVASNLELTPGQKIEIDDSKLRVVGILKERGLGFDINTDSGVFTSAEMYDKLYPDADEGYDQVIVIVKDIDEIDAVSDEIEERINKKDELVTVFATNLITESLDDVFRSISLFLMGIGSISLLVAGVSILNVMLMSTMERTKEIGIMKAVGASRKDILKMFLLEALFLGVIASTAGAILTLGGSYLVMALVVKNTSYLFTFSSMFYIMEGFFFGIATSLVGGMYPALKASRMKPLDALRYE; from the coding sequence ATGAAAGGAAAGCTCTCCGACATCCTTAAGAATAATATGTATGCCGAGCTTGCAAAAAGGAATCTCAAACGACAGTCCGTCCGTACCATACTTGCTGCAATAGGAATTATCATAGGAGTTATTGCAATATCATCAATGGGAATACTGGGAAACAGCCTGAAACTTTCGGTCACGGATTCTTTTGCGGACATAGGGGACAAGCTTATCGTGTCACCTGCTCCGGGTGAGGATTACATCACTGACAAGCAGATAGACCAGATACAAAAGGTAGGGAATATCGAAAGTATAATACCTGTGTCATCCAGCGGAGAAGTGATAGAGTATAAGAACGGTGGAGGCACGGTTCAGTCATACGTTGCAGTCTACAATATTGAAAGGGATGACCTTGAGAAACTGGTAGAACTGGAAGAAGGACGTTATTTTAAACCAGGTTCAACGGACTGTGTTGTTGGTTCAAGTGTGGCAAGTAACCTGGAACTTACTCCCGGACAGAAGATAGAGATAGATGATTCCAAGTTAAGAGTTGTCGGAATACTCAAGGAAAGAGGGCTTGGGTTTGATATTAACACAGATAGTGGTGTTTTTACGTCAGCGGAAATGTATGATAAATTATATCCTGATGCCGATGAAGGTTATGACCAGGTCATTGTCATTGTAAAAGACATAGATGAAATCGATGCCGTTTCAGATGAAATTGAAGAACGTATCAATAAGAAGGATGAACTTGTAACGGTCTTTGCCACTAATTTAATAACAGAAAGTCTTGATGATGTATTCAGGTCCATTTCACTTTTCCTCATGGGCATCGGTTCGATATCACTGCTTGTAGCAGGTGTGAGCATACTCAATGTGATGCTCATGTCCACCATGGAACGTACAAAAGAGATTGGTATCATGAAGGCCGTGGGAGCTTCGAGAAAAGATATACTGAAGATGTTCCTGCTGGAGGCTTTGTTCCTTGGAGTGATTGCCAGCACCGCCGGAGCAATACTAACCCTTGGTGGCAGTTATCTTGTAATGGCCCTTGTGGTCAAGAATACATCATACCTGTTTACATTTTCCAGTATGTTCTACATAATGGAAGGCTTCTTCTTTGGCATTGCAACAAGCCTTGTGGGCGGAATGTACCCTGCATTGAAAGCCTCAAGAATGAAGCCGCTGGACGCATTAAGATACGAGTGA
- a CDS encoding ABC transporter permease, with translation MRYELFIALRHIRARKRQTILSVAAIGIAVMILMVSQSFMAGFTQELYSKTVNNLPHVVVSPQDGEDYIHLYKNIVEKINDIDGVVASSPYLIGEASFKFKDNTKNAALKGIIPSQEDAVAHTKKDIVKGNYDELTYSDRSIIIGDTFAEDMELDIGDSVEVSFPNANPVSLRVIAIYDTGTSLDESLTYTSLKTAQDFYDIEDVINGISLRLGDFNRDREIAQIIEENGYNAEGWTTNNPEILRTIAIETTSNNITLGFILLIASFGVVSTLNMVVMGKVKEIGILLAMGATKSNIRLIFLIESAILGLAGAVLGTAFGVALALSIGGYALPDGVYGLDYIPVVVRIKDVVTIITIVFLLNLIAGIYPAQRAASLDPVEAITTR, from the coding sequence ATGCGATATGAATTGTTCATTGCACTACGTCATATAAGAGCGAGAAAAAGACAGACAATTCTTTCAGTTGCTGCCATCGGGATAGCTGTTATGATCCTGATGGTATCCCAGTCTTTCATGGCAGGATTCACCCAGGAGCTTTACAGTAAGACGGTCAATAACCTGCCTCATGTTGTCGTTTCACCCCAGGATGGCGAGGACTATATCCACCTCTACAAGAACATTGTCGAGAAGATCAATGATATAGATGGCGTTGTTGCATCATCACCTTACCTTATAGGGGAAGCTTCATTCAAATTCAAGGACAATACGAAGAACGCTGCCCTGAAGGGAATAATTCCATCGCAGGAAGATGCCGTTGCCCATACAAAGAAAGACATAGTGAAAGGGAACTATGATGAACTTACATATTCCGACAGGAGTATCATTATTGGAGATACGTTTGCAGAAGATATGGAACTGGACATCGGAGACAGTGTGGAAGTATCGTTCCCCAATGCAAATCCGGTTTCATTGAGAGTCATAGCAATCTATGACACCGGAACGTCACTCGATGAAAGTCTTACATACACTTCACTTAAGACTGCACAGGATTTTTACGATATAGAAGACGTCATCAACGGCATATCACTGAGACTGGGAGATTTCAACCGGGACAGGGAGATTGCACAGATCATCGAGGAGAACGGTTACAATGCTGAAGGATGGACAACTAACAATCCAGAGATATTGAGAACCATCGCAATCGAGACCACCTCTAACAATATCACACTTGGATTCATCCTCTTGATAGCGTCCTTTGGTGTTGTCAGCACATTGAACATGGTAGTCATGGGCAAGGTGAAAGAGATCGGGATACTGCTGGCAATGGGTGCTACAAAATCCAACATTAGATTAATCTTCCTGATTGAGAGTGCTATACTTGGTCTTGCAGGAGCGGTACTGGGTACCGCATTCGGAGTTGCACTTGCATTATCAATTGGAGGTTATGCGCTTCCTGACGGCGTATATGGACTGGATTACATACCAGTTGTTGTAAGGATAAAAGACGTGGTGACAATAATCACAATTGTATTTTTGCTGAACCTTATAGCAGGTATCTATCCCGCACAGAGGGCAGCCAGTCTCGACCCGGTTGAAGCTATAACCACAAGGTGA
- a CDS encoding inorganic diphosphatase has product MKIVIETPKYSFLKYNKKGSQFVKEFLSPIPTIFNYGFIEGSLADDGMEKDVVVICPRMSQGTVFEVAHTDGVINFIDDSLVDNKEIIYIEGFFSKPLFYFYFHLYATFKIMYYLILKRRISVCKFEGINRYNGEPKK; this is encoded by the coding sequence ATGAAGATTGTGATTGAGACGCCCAAATACAGTTTTTTGAAATATAATAAAAAAGGGTCACAGTTCGTAAAAGAATTCCTGTCTCCAATACCCACAATATTCAATTATGGTTTTATTGAGGGAAGCCTTGCAGACGATGGCATGGAAAAAGATGTTGTTGTGATATGCCCCCGTATGTCACAGGGCACAGTTTTTGAAGTGGCACATACGGATGGTGTTATCAATTTCATCGATGATTCTCTCGTGGATAACAAAGAGATCATCTACATTGAAGGTTTCTTCTCAAAACCGCTGTTCTACTTTTACTTTCATCTCTATGCAACATTCAAGATCATGTATTATCTGATTCTCAAAAGGAGAATATCGGTTTGTAAGTTCGAGGGAATCAACAGGTATAACGGGGAACCAAAAAAGTGA
- a CDS encoding ABC transporter permease, which produces MYELRIALRHISARKRLTFFAVFAVALAIAVIVVLMSMMTGFTEELISTTVENSPHIVVSSADQKEDYVHFYNYYSEQIAAMDGVEAVSPVFIGQAAISHKDNAEGIDLNGIDPIAEDTVMHISDDIVSGDLFALSRSNKGIVIGDKLAEDLEVVIGDNVDIVMPGFGAASYKVIGIFDSGTPNDESIAYVRFDSALDFFDENGVASKINIRVYDPFQADVIATSIERDTGLDALSWIEANKEILDLLNTQMLIVWLYYGLIYMIAGFGIANTLFTVVMDKKSEIGMLMAMGASKRNITMIFLLESLILGTMGVLLGCVLGYLGSTALSSYQIDLPSEMYFGLTTLPLKTDIMNYAYAIVFSFLINIVAGVYPARRAAALDPVEAIESA; this is translated from the coding sequence ATGTATGAACTGAGAATAGCCCTAAGACACATAAGTGCACGCAAACGTCTTACTTTCTTTGCAGTGTTTGCCGTAGCTCTGGCTATTGCTGTTATTGTTGTTCTTATGTCCATGATGACCGGTTTCACTGAAGAGCTCATTTCCACAACTGTGGAAAATTCCCCGCACATTGTTGTGAGTTCAGCCGATCAGAAAGAGGATTACGTTCATTTCTACAATTACTACTCTGAGCAGATAGCCGCAATGGATGGTGTCGAGGCGGTATCTCCCGTATTTATTGGTCAGGCGGCCATAAGCCATAAGGATAATGCAGAGGGTATTGATCTCAATGGTATCGATCCAATAGCTGAAGACACTGTTATGCACATATCCGATGATATTGTATCAGGGGACCTTTTTGCTCTTAGCAGGAGCAACAAAGGTATTGTTATTGGTGACAAGCTTGCAGAAGATCTTGAAGTTGTTATAGGTGATAATGTTGACATTGTTATGCCAGGGTTTGGAGCTGCCTCCTACAAGGTAATTGGTATATTCGATAGTGGAACACCAAATGATGAAAGTATTGCATATGTGCGGTTTGATTCGGCTCTGGATTTCTTTGATGAGAACGGTGTTGCCAGCAAGATCAATATAAGAGTGTATGATCCTTTCCAAGCGGACGTTATTGCGACTTCCATTGAACGGGATACGGGGCTTGATGCTTTAAGCTGGATAGAGGCTAACAAAGAGATCCTTGATCTTCTTAATACCCAGATGTTGATCGTATGGCTATATTATGGCCTTATATACATGATAGCAGGCTTTGGTATCGCCAACACTCTTTTTACAGTTGTCATGGACAAGAAAAGTGAGATTGGTATGTTAATGGCAATGGGTGCCTCAAAGAGAAACATCACAATGATATTCCTTCTGGAATCGCTCATACTGGGTACAATGGGTGTATTACTTGGATGTGTGCTGGGTTATTTAGGTTCAACTGCACTGTCCTCTTATCAGATAGACCTTCCAAGTGAGATGTATTTTGGCCTGACAACCCTCCCACTTAAGACTGATATCATGAACTATGCTTATGCAATTGTATTTTCCTTCCTCATCAACATAGTCGCAGGTGTCTATCCTGCAAGACGTGCTGCTGCGCTTGATCCTGTCGAGGCTATTGAGAGCGCCTGA
- a CDS encoding LysE family translocator, whose protein sequence is MIESTQLLYFIAASVALTLLPGPDIIFVLTMSISQGKKAGMSTASGLCTGLLFHTTAAALGVSAILYSSALAFAALKYAGAIYLLYLAYKALREEGSFASMESVREKDISLLYRRGIFMNLLNPKVSLFFLAFLPQFVSAEAGNVPMQMTFLGAVFLIQALVVFFLVSIFAGFIGMKIMERPNMGKHINRAKAGIYSFIAVELALSHQ, encoded by the coding sequence TTGATAGAATCTACGCAACTCCTGTACTTCATTGCAGCATCCGTAGCTCTTACTCTGCTACCCGGTCCTGATATTATCTTTGTTCTTACTATGAGTATATCCCAGGGTAAAAAAGCCGGAATGTCAACTGCCTCCGGTCTGTGTACTGGTTTATTGTTCCACACCACTGCGGCAGCATTGGGTGTTTCTGCTATATTGTACAGTTCAGCACTTGCATTTGCAGCTCTTAAATATGCCGGAGCTATCTACCTATTATATCTTGCTTACAAAGCACTGAGGGAAGAAGGCAGTTTTGCATCTATGGAATCTGTAAGGGAAAAAGACATTTCTCTTCTTTACAGGAGAGGTATCTTCATGAATTTGCTGAATCCAAAAGTTTCACTGTTCTTCCTGGCATTTCTACCTCAGTTCGTGAGCGCTGAAGCAGGAAATGTTCCTATGCAGATGACATTTCTTGGTGCTGTATTTCTGATTCAGGCTCTGGTTGTTTTTTTCCTCGTATCTATCTTTGCAGGTTTTATTGGCATGAAAATCATGGAAAGGCCGAATATGGGTAAACATATCAACAGGGCTAAAGCAGGTATCTATTCATTTATTGCTGTGGAGCTTGCACTTTCCCATCAGTGA
- the larA gene encoding nickel-dependent lactate racemase codes for MPYGKEFVDLDVKIPHEVIAPNQVEVGDESQIIAESLKEPVATESLEDFVKNSDKILILVNDATRPTPTAKVLAEMADILREHEDIRFLVATGAHRGPTEDEFRYIFGEIYDEFSDRIFVHDARKDEDMEYLGVSSNGTEMYLNKMVNEYKNIIVIGSVEPHYFAGYTGGRKAFLPGVASYKTIEMNHKHALSDAAQPLAIKGNPVAEDMEDAMKVLKNLNVFSIQTVLTADHGLYAMVSGDLFKSFYMAVEKANEVFCAKCSRKGNIVLTAAPYPMDIDLYQSQKALENGKLALEEGGVIILVSKCRDGVGDDTFLNLLCSANTCEDVMCKIDEGYKLGYHKAAKMAQIGVYAEMWAISDLHHDTIKMAKLQPCTDIQETFDRAIEKVKEQGKEPYAIILPQGSLTVPLLE; via the coding sequence ATCCCTTATGGAAAAGAATTCGTTGACCTCGATGTGAAAATACCACATGAGGTAATTGCACCCAATCAGGTCGAAGTGGGGGACGAATCACAAATTATCGCCGAATCATTGAAAGAACCTGTTGCAACGGAGTCGCTTGAGGATTTCGTTAAGAACAGCGATAAGATACTGATACTTGTAAACGATGCCACCAGACCCACACCAACAGCAAAGGTACTTGCTGAGATGGCAGATATCCTGAGAGAACATGAGGATATCAGGTTCCTTGTTGCCACCGGCGCACACAGAGGACCTACCGAGGATGAGTTCAGATATATTTTCGGTGAGATATACGATGAATTCAGTGACAGGATATTCGTCCACGATGCACGCAAGGATGAGGATATGGAATATCTTGGAGTATCAAGCAACGGCACCGAGATGTATCTCAACAAAATGGTGAACGAATACAAGAATATCATTGTCATTGGAAGCGTTGAACCCCACTATTTTGCAGGTTATACAGGAGGAAGAAAAGCATTCCTGCCTGGCGTGGCATCATACAAGACCATCGAGATGAACCACAAGCATGCACTCTCCGATGCTGCACAACCTCTTGCCATCAAAGGGAACCCTGTTGCAGAAGATATGGAAGATGCAATGAAAGTGCTGAAGAACCTGAACGTGTTCTCAATACAGACGGTCCTGACAGCTGACCATGGCCTGTACGCAATGGTTTCAGGTGACCTATTCAAATCCTTCTATATGGCAGTAGAGAAAGCAAATGAAGTGTTCTGTGCAAAATGCAGCCGCAAAGGAAACATTGTACTCACCGCTGCCCCCTACCCTATGGATATCGACCTCTACCAATCCCAGAAAGCGCTTGAGAACGGCAAGCTTGCACTTGAAGAAGGAGGAGTCATTATCCTTGTATCCAAATGCAGGGATGGTGTGGGAGATGACACTTTCCTGAATCTGCTCTGTTCTGCAAATACGTGTGAAGACGTTATGTGCAAGATCGATGAGGGATACAAACTGGGATATCATAAAGCCGCCAAGATGGCACAGATAGGTGTTTATGCGGAAATGTGGGCAATCTCAGACCTGCATCATGATACAATCAAAATGGCAAAGTTGCAACCTTGTACGGATATACAGGAAACCTTTGACAGGGCGATAGAAAAAGTAAAAGAGCAGGGCAAGGAGCCTTATGCGATAATCCTGCCACAGGGAAGTTTAACTGTTCCGTTGCTCGAATAA
- the eno gene encoding phosphopyruvate hydratase yields MPYIDNDSNYRITKIHAREILDSRGNPTVEVDVYTPCGFGRASVPSGASTGSNEALELRDKEDRYGGKGVLDAIDNVNTTIEAEVLGMDVRKQREIDGLMLALDGTENKMELGANAILGVSMAVARAAADSMKMPLYRYLGGINAYTLPVPTMNVLNGGKHAGNDLSIQEFMIQPKGAETYSEALRMGTETYHALGKILESKYGGSATNVGYEGGYAPSIQMTADALDALVSAIEEAGYTESEISIGLDAAASEFFDGHNYSIDGKLLKPAELVDYYLELIETYPIILIEDPFHEESFEDFATLTNDAWDTFIVGDDLFVTNVDRLAKGVEMGAANSLLLKVNQIGSLSEAFDAANMANRNGYSVVVSHRSAETEDTTIADISVAIGADLIKTGAPARSERTAKYNQLLRIEEDLGQAARYMQI; encoded by the coding sequence ATGCCGTATATCGATAATGACAGCAATTACAGGATAACTAAAATTCACGCACGTGAGATTCTGGATTCCAGAGGAAACCCGACAGTTGAAGTTGATGTTTATACGCCATGCGGATTCGGCAGGGCCAGTGTTCCATCCGGTGCATCTACCGGAAGCAACGAAGCTCTTGAACTGCGCGACAAGGAAGACCGTTATGGGGGAAAAGGTGTTCTTGACGCAATTGACAATGTAAACACAACAATAGAGGCTGAAGTACTGGGTATGGATGTCAGAAAACAGCGTGAGATCGATGGTCTGATGCTGGCACTGGATGGTACTGAGAATAAAATGGAACTTGGTGCTAATGCAATTCTTGGTGTTTCAATGGCAGTTGCCAGAGCGGCTGCAGATTCCATGAAGATGCCATTGTACCGTTACCTTGGTGGTATCAATGCATACACACTTCCTGTTCCTACAATGAATGTTCTTAACGGTGGCAAGCATGCAGGCAATGATCTTTCCATTCAGGAATTCATGATCCAGCCAAAAGGGGCAGAAACTTATTCAGAGGCTCTGCGCATGGGCACTGAAACATATCATGCACTTGGCAAGATACTTGAATCAAAGTATGGCGGTTCAGCAACAAATGTAGGTTATGAGGGCGGCTATGCACCATCTATCCAAATGACTGCCGATGCTCTCGATGCTCTTGTAAGTGCAATTGAAGAAGCAGGATATACGGAATCTGAGATAAGCATTGGTCTTGATGCAGCAGCTTCTGAGTTCTTTGACGGGCATAATTATTCCATTGATGGAAAACTGTTAAAACCTGCTGAACTCGTGGATTATTATCTTGAGCTTATAGAAACATATCCTATCATCCTTATTGAGGATCCATTCCATGAGGAGTCTTTCGAAGACTTCGCAACCCTCACTAATGATGCATGGGACACTTTTATCGTAGGCGATGACCTGTTTGTTACAAATGTCGATCGTCTGGCAAAAGGTGTGGAAATGGGTGCTGCAAATTCACTGCTTTTGAAAGTGAACCAGATTGGTTCCCTGTCTGAAGCATTCGATGCAGCTAACATGGCAAACCGCAATGGATACAGTGTTGTTGTAAGCCACCGTTCCGCTGAGACCGAGGACACAACCATTGCCGATATTTCAGTGGCAATTGGTGCAGACCTTATCAAGACCGGAGCACCGGCAAGAAGTGAACGTACTGCAAAATACAACCAGCTTCTCAGAATTGAAGAAGATCTTGGTCAGGCAGCACGTTACATGCAAATTTAA
- a CDS encoding transcriptional regulator: MKTGNSNLLDGKGYEIIELLQGLEVPRTEAISIACLVCGDELTSQNIEQASGLRQPEVSIAMRPLRERGWIEERNEKKNTDKGRPVKYYKLVVPFEDIVKTFESKALKKNLEMVEALEQLKGLSNNIQ; encoded by the coding sequence ATGAAAACCGGAAATAGTAACCTTTTAGATGGGAAAGGTTATGAGATAATTGAACTTTTGCAAGGTCTGGAGGTACCCAGAACCGAAGCAATATCTATTGCCTGCCTGGTATGCGGGGATGAATTGACATCCCAGAACATTGAACAGGCATCCGGGCTAAGACAACCAGAAGTAAGCATCGCTATGCGTCCGTTAAGAGAAAGAGGATGGATAGAAGAAAGGAACGAAAAAAAGAACACAGATAAAGGAAGACCTGTGAAATATTACAAACTGGTCGTTCCATTTGAGGATATTGTCAAAACCTTTGAATCCAAAGCCCTTAAAAAGAATCTGGAAATGGTTGAAGCCCTGGAGCAACTCAAGGGCCTTAGTAACAATATTCAATAG
- a CDS encoding PPC domain-containing DNA-binding protein codes for MEYSKGNIGRVFTVRLDQGDDILSELEGLAVAEDISSAMFMMLGAVKEASLVVGPKTNDVPPDPQWAKFNDAHEVLGIGNIFREDGKPKIHLHSAAGRGDSIKVGCLRGESEVFMVVEIFIMEISGISANRIFDPKRGFAPVTFSDVN; via the coding sequence ATGGAATATTCAAAAGGAAATATCGGAAGAGTATTTACAGTTCGTCTGGACCAGGGAGACGATATTCTCTCAGAACTTGAAGGTCTGGCTGTCGCAGAAGACATCAGTTCTGCGATGTTCATGATGCTCGGTGCTGTAAAAGAGGCGAGTCTGGTTGTAGGTCCGAAGACCAATGATGTTCCTCCTGATCCACAATGGGCAAAGTTCAATGATGCGCATGAGGTCCTGGGAATTGGAAATATCTTCCGGGAAGATGGAAAACCAAAGATACATCTTCATTCCGCAGCAGGAAGGGGTGACTCTATAAAAGTAGGCTGTTTACGGGGAGAAAGTGAAGTTTTCATGGTCGTAGAGATATTCATCATGGAAATATCCGGTATATCTGCAAATAGGATATTCGATCCGAAAAGAGGTTTTGCCCCGGTGACATTTTCGGATGTTAATTGA
- a CDS encoding ABC transporter ATP-binding protein yields the protein MNGVEVHALDNIDLDIKKGEFLSIIGPSGSGKSTLLHMIGILDTPTSGNISIDGKVITDMSEKERSKVRNEVLGFIFQYHHLMPDFNALENVMMPLLIGGMKNKDAKRQASSLLEEVGLGDRMDHRPNQLSGGQAQRVAIARALANNPGIVIGDEPTGNLDTKASDMIYDLLRKLNRDRGQTFILVTHDEEMARKTDRIIRIVDGRISGDSQEIR from the coding sequence ATGAATGGTGTCGAAGTCCATGCTCTCGATAACATAGACCTTGATATCAAAAAAGGTGAGTTCCTTTCTATAATCGGTCCCTCTGGCTCAGGGAAAAGTACTCTTCTGCATATGATCGGTATTCTTGATACGCCTACTTCAGGCAATATCTCTATAGATGGAAAGGTAATTACGGATATGTCTGAAAAAGAGAGGTCCAAAGTGCGTAATGAAGTATTGGGCTTTATTTTCCAGTATCATCATCTTATGCCTGATTTTAATGCTCTTGAAAATGTAATGATGCCCCTTTTGATAGGTGGCATGAAAAACAAGGATGCAAAAAGACAGGCTTCTTCTTTGCTTGAGGAGGTTGGTCTGGGTGATCGAATGGACCATCGCCCGAATCAGCTTTCAGGTGGTCAGGCCCAGAGAGTTGCCATTGCCAGGGCTCTTGCGAACAATCCGGGTATAGTTATAGGAGATGAACCTACGGGGAACCTTGATACGAAGGCAAGCGACATGATATACGATCTGCTGCGAAAACTCAATCGTGACAGGGGACAGACCTTTATTCTTGTTACTCATGATGAGGAAATGGCCAGGAAGACCGATCGAATTATCAGGATCGTTGACGGCCGGATATCAGGAGACTCTCAGGAGATCCGATAA